One Brassica napus cultivar Da-Ae chromosome C2, Da-Ae, whole genome shotgun sequence DNA window includes the following coding sequences:
- the LOC106385253 gene encoding probable WRKY transcription factor 27 produces MSEDWDLFAVVRSCSSSVSAATINTNSRGGAEGGANCKQQDRPPLFQHIHGDISRESSSCNELQDSCKPFLPVTTTWSSPLPPPPPPPPPVVSSAPNILMKQEQGLIESQDQKPPLGARVFPPPTTISSSSSVFVFRGQRDHLLQQQPQAPLRSRKRKNQQKRTICHVTQENLSSDMWAWRKYGQKPIKGSPYPRNYYRCSSSKGCLARKQVERSNLDPNIFIVTYTGEHTHPRPTHRNSLAGSTRNKSQPVNPPPKPDHPSGQTVSGVKEEIHLSPTTPLKENDDVQGTNGEEVVNMEDEELDEEEDDDDDVDDLLIPNFSVRDRDDLFFAGNFPSWSAGSAGDGGG; encoded by the exons ATGTCTGAGGATTGGGATCTGTTCGCCGTCGTCCGAAGCTGCAGCTCTTCTGTTTCCGCGGCTACTATAAACACCAACTCTCGTGGTGGTGCCGAGGGAGGAGCGAACTGTAAGCAACAAGATCGTCCTCCTCTGTTCCAACACATCCATGGAGACATAAGCAGagagtcttcttcttgcaaCGAGCTACAAGATTCTTGCAAACCCTTTTTACCCGTTACCACTACTTGGtcttctcctcttcctcctcctcctcctcctcctcctcctgtaGTCTCTTCAGCTCCTAATATCTTAATGAAACAAGAACAAGGGCTCATCGAATCACAAGATCAGAAACCTCCTCTTGGTGCTAGGGTTTTCCCACCTCCCACAACCATTTCTTCTTCATCGTCTGTATTTGTTTTCAGAGGTCAACGCGACCACCTTCTTCAACAACAACCCCAAGCTCCTCTTCGATCTAGAAAAAG aaaaaatcagcaaaagaGAACCATATGTCATGTAACTCAAGAAAATCTCTCTTCGGATATGTGGGCATGGCGTAAATACGGTCAAAAACCAATCAAAGGCTCTCCTTATCCAAG GAATTATTACAGATGCAGTAGCTCAAAAGGATGTTTAGCTCGAAAACAAGTTGAAAGAAGCAACTTGGATCCCAACATCTTCATCGTTACTTACACCGGAGAACACACTCATCCTCGCCCTACTCACCGGAACTCTCTCGCCGGCAGTACTCGCAACAAATCTCAACCCGTTAACCCGCCTCCGAAACCCGACCACCCCTCGGGTCAAACAGTTTCTGGGGTAAAAGAAGAGATTCATCTTTCCCCGACTACACCGTTGAAAGAAAACGACGACGTTCAAGGAACAAACGGAGAGGAAGTAGTCAACATGGAAGACGAAGAGTtagatgaagaggaagatgatgatgatgacgtggATGATCTTTTGATACCGAATTTCTCGGTGAGAGATCGAGATGATTTGTTCTTCGCTGGAAACTTTCCCTCTTGGTCCGCCGGGTCCGCCGGGGACGGTGGTGGCTGA